The Yersinia intermedia genome window below encodes:
- a CDS encoding YdgA family protein — translation MKKSLVAVSVIVVLGAAWTGASWYTGKLIEQRMGELVNNANGQIKTLLPKAGVKLAYTDYQRGLFRSQVRYVLQADSSVAGEKALKDGDEVAFIETIDHGPFPFAQLKRFNLIPSMASVHTELANTPALKKLFEVTKGQSPFTADSRISYSGDTSSAITFIPIDYQQNTTSMKFSGATIDADVSRDMRNVKMSGSSENIVFTSKNQWDQLEQFSVQGLTLKSDSKMGKFDLSIGDQQAAIKQIGFSVDGKEMATLVGFNLNTQLGETDKDLNGKLSYTLDALKIQGNDFGSGKLAFAFDKLDGQSLKQFTSAYNQQVLKAVQAGENLDPVAYQEQMTEMLTANIPALLKGNPTVSIAPLSWKNAKGESTFTLNIDLVDPAQAKASAEPLLAQSVKKVDATLTIPMAMATELTTQAARLQGYSPEEAQKLAQQQVQGVAAMGQMFKLTTTKDDVISSSFHFADNQVNLNGQKMSLQEFVGLFGMFGGAPAEEDTGSAPEAMPEPVVPAQ, via the coding sequence ATGAAAAAATCGTTAGTGGCTGTCAGCGTCATTGTCGTACTTGGCGCAGCATGGACTGGAGCCTCATGGTATACCGGCAAACTGATTGAACAACGAATGGGCGAACTGGTTAACAACGCAAACGGGCAGATCAAAACATTGCTGCCTAAAGCCGGTGTCAAACTCGCCTATACCGATTACCAACGGGGTTTATTCCGTAGCCAAGTTCGCTATGTGCTGCAAGCAGATAGCAGCGTTGCCGGTGAAAAAGCCTTAAAAGACGGCGATGAAGTCGCTTTTATCGAAACTATCGACCACGGCCCCTTCCCATTCGCACAGTTGAAAAGATTCAATTTGATCCCGAGCATGGCATCGGTACATACCGAACTTGCCAATACCCCGGCATTGAAAAAACTGTTTGAAGTTACCAAAGGTCAGTCACCGTTTACCGCTGACTCACGTATCTCCTACAGTGGTGATACTTCTTCCGCCATTACCTTTATTCCTATCGACTATCAGCAAAACACCACCAGCATGAAATTCTCTGGTGCCACCATCGATGCCGATGTTTCGCGTGATATGCGTAATGTGAAGATGAGCGGTAGCAGCGAAAATATCGTCTTCACCAGCAAGAATCAGTGGGACCAACTGGAACAATTCAGTGTGCAGGGCCTGACGCTGAAAAGTGACAGCAAAATGGGTAAATTTGATCTCAGCATCGGGGACCAACAAGCTGCCATCAAGCAAATTGGTTTCAGTGTCGATGGCAAAGAAATGGCGACACTGGTTGGCTTTAACCTGAATACCCAGTTGGGTGAAACGGATAAAGACTTGAACGGCAAACTGAGCTACACCCTGGATGCATTAAAAATTCAAGGTAATGATTTTGGTTCCGGTAAGTTGGCCTTTGCCTTTGACAAGCTTGATGGTCAGAGTTTGAAACAGTTCACCAGCGCGTATAATCAGCAAGTGCTGAAAGCCGTTCAGGCTGGCGAAAACCTCGATCCTGTTGCTTATCAAGAGCAAATGACCGAAATGTTGACAGCCAACATCCCTGCGCTGTTGAAAGGCAATCCAACTGTGAGCATTGCGCCACTGAGTTGGAAAAACGCCAAAGGGGAAAGTACCTTTACCTTAAATATCGACTTGGTTGATCCGGCGCAGGCTAAAGCGAGCGCTGAACCACTGTTAGCGCAGTCAGTGAAGAAAGTTGACGCAACCCTGACTATCCCGATGGCAATGGCAACTGAGTTGACCACACAGGCCGCACGCCTGCAAGGCTACAGCCCGGAAGAAGCTCAGAAGCTGGCACAACAACAAGTTCAAGGCGTTGCCGCTATGGGCCAGATGTTTAAACTGACCACCACCAAAGATGATGTTATCAGCAGCAGCTTCCATTTCGCTGATAATCAGGTCAATTTGAATGGTCAGAAAATGTCACTGCAAGAGTTTGTTGGCCTGTTCGGTATGTTTGGTGGTGCTCCTGCTGAAGAAGATACCGGCAGCGCACCAGAAGCAATGCCAGAACCAGTGGTTCCTGCACAATAA
- the bioD gene encoding dethiobiotin synthase, whose translation MLTRVFVTGTDTAVGKTVVSRALLQALSQNGRTAVGYKPVATESKETPDGLRNQDALILQASSSIMLEYQEVNPFPLQGDVIHACTDTLINYGEMTAGLQRLSAKADTVVVEGCGGWKVMMNDQRFYSDWVIQEQLPVILVVGIKLGCINHALLTAQAIINDGLPLLGWVANRINPGLAHYAETIAMLRERLPAPQLGQLPYLPHPEEKPLAKYLDLTAIGR comes from the coding sequence ATGTTAACGCGTGTATTTGTGACGGGTACCGACACTGCTGTCGGTAAAACCGTAGTGTCACGGGCCTTACTTCAGGCCTTAAGCCAAAATGGCAGAACAGCGGTAGGCTATAAGCCGGTAGCGACAGAAAGTAAAGAGACGCCTGATGGGTTGCGTAATCAAGATGCGCTTATCTTACAAGCTTCATCATCTATAATGCTTGAGTATCAGGAGGTTAATCCGTTTCCCCTGCAAGGGGATGTTATCCATGCTTGTACCGATACGCTGATTAACTACGGTGAAATGACGGCCGGATTACAACGTTTATCCGCCAAAGCCGATACGGTTGTGGTCGAAGGATGTGGTGGCTGGAAAGTTATGATGAATGACCAGCGATTCTATTCTGATTGGGTGATTCAAGAACAATTACCGGTTATTTTAGTTGTCGGAATTAAATTAGGTTGTATCAACCATGCATTATTAACAGCACAAGCCATTATCAATGATGGATTGCCGTTATTAGGTTGGGTAGCGAATCGAATTAATCCCGGATTAGCACATTACGCCGAAACAATTGCTATGCTTCGCGAACGGTTACCAGCCCCACAATTAGGGCAGTTACCTTATCTTCCTCATCCAGAAGAAAAACCTCTGGCAAAATATTTAGATCTGACTGCGATCGGCAGATAA
- the bla gene encoding class A beta-lactamase — MKHSPLRRSLLLAGITVPLLNFALPSWAVGAKMSLDNQLAELEKSSNGRLGLALINTGKGTKIHYRGGQRFPFCSTFKLMLAAAVLGRSQSQPNLLSKHITYHESDLLAYAPITRKHLAQGMTVAELCAATIQYSDNTAANLLIKQLGGLAMVNQFARSIGDQTFRLDRWEPELNTALPNDPRDTTTPAAMAASVNKLVLGDALAAPQREQLALWLKGNTTGAATIRAGAPTDWVIGDKTGSGDYGTTNDVAVLWPAKGAPLVLVVYFTQLKKEAEPRRDVLAAATKIVLAHLS; from the coding sequence ATGAAACATTCACCGTTGCGGCGTTCGCTATTATTAGCCGGTATCACCGTGCCATTGCTCAATTTTGCGCTACCGTCTTGGGCGGTTGGGGCAAAAATGTCATTAGATAATCAACTCGCTGAACTTGAAAAATCGTCAAATGGCCGCTTAGGGCTAGCGTTAATTAATACCGGCAAAGGTACCAAGATTCACTATCGTGGCGGCCAACGCTTCCCATTCTGTAGTACGTTTAAATTAATGCTGGCCGCCGCAGTGTTGGGTCGCAGCCAATCTCAGCCAAATCTACTCAGTAAACACATTACATATCATGAAAGTGATTTACTCGCTTATGCACCGATTACGCGCAAACATTTAGCACAAGGGATGACAGTTGCAGAGCTGTGCGCAGCGACTATTCAGTATAGTGATAACACGGCAGCCAATTTGTTAATCAAACAGTTGGGCGGGCTAGCAATGGTTAATCAGTTTGCACGGAGTATTGGCGATCAAACCTTCAGACTGGATCGCTGGGAACCGGAGTTAAATACTGCCCTGCCAAATGATCCCCGAGATACCACAACCCCCGCAGCTATGGCGGCCAGTGTCAACAAGTTGGTACTGGGAGATGCCCTAGCCGCACCGCAACGGGAGCAGTTAGCCTTGTGGTTAAAAGGAAATACCACAGGAGCGGCAACTATCCGTGCAGGTGCGCCGACTGATTGGGTTATTGGTGATAAAACCGGCAGTGGTGATTATGGTACGACAAATGATGTCGCGGTGTTGTGGCCGGCTAAAGGCGCGCCACTGGTTTTAGTGGTTTACTTTACACAGCTTAAGAAAGAAGCAGAACCACGCCGTGACGTTTTAGCCGCGGCCACCAAAATTGTGTTAGCGCACCTATCCTGA
- the manA gene encoding mannose-6-phosphate isomerase gives MQKMKNAVQNYAWGSTDALTQLYGIANPHGKPMAELWMGAHPKSSSQVADANGQWHSLRDVIEQDPDTNLGHDVFSRFGELPFLFKVLCAAQPLSIQVHPSKKAAEMGFAKENQAGIPLDAGERNYKDANHKPELVYALTPFQAMNGFRTLEDIQALLQPLAAAHPDIAAFLREPDTEHLATLFASLLSLAGESKTLALGILKAALNNQLGEPWDTVRSISRFYPDDSGLFSPLLLNVVTLQPGEAMFLYAETPHAYLNGVALEVMANSDNVLRAGLTPKFIDIPELMANLQFIPKPADTLLTTPKQQGNELAFPIPVEDFAFSLHTLTPEPQRLAQNSAAIVFCVQGQAVLRKQQQEITLQPGESCFIPANESPVTVHGIGSIARVYNAD, from the coding sequence ATGCAAAAGATGAAGAATGCAGTACAAAACTACGCTTGGGGCAGTACTGATGCCCTCACTCAACTTTATGGTATAGCGAATCCGCACGGAAAACCTATGGCTGAGCTGTGGATGGGTGCTCATCCGAAGAGCAGTTCTCAGGTGGCTGATGCTAACGGCCAGTGGCATTCATTGCGTGATGTGATCGAACAAGATCCTGATACTAATCTGGGCCATGATGTTTTCAGCCGTTTTGGTGAGCTGCCTTTCCTGTTCAAAGTCCTTTGTGCGGCACAACCGTTATCGATTCAGGTTCATCCCAGCAAAAAAGCCGCCGAAATGGGTTTTGCCAAAGAGAATCAGGCAGGTATCCCACTGGATGCCGGCGAAAGAAATTATAAAGATGCCAACCATAAACCGGAGCTGGTCTATGCCTTGACACCCTTTCAGGCAATGAATGGTTTCCGTACCTTGGAAGATATTCAGGCATTACTCCAACCGCTGGCGGCCGCGCATCCCGATATCGCGGCATTCCTGCGCGAACCGGATACCGAACACTTAGCAACCCTGTTTGCCAGTTTACTGAGTCTGGCTGGCGAGTCGAAAACGCTCGCGCTGGGGATTTTGAAAGCGGCCTTGAATAATCAGTTAGGTGAGCCTTGGGATACTGTCCGCAGCATCTCGCGCTTCTACCCGGATGACAGTGGCTTGTTCTCCCCCTTGTTGCTCAATGTCGTGACACTGCAACCGGGTGAAGCGATGTTCCTGTATGCTGAAACCCCGCACGCCTATTTGAATGGGGTGGCACTAGAGGTGATGGCAAACTCCGATAACGTATTACGCGCGGGTCTGACACCTAAATTTATCGATATTCCTGAACTGATGGCCAATCTGCAATTTATCCCCAAACCGGCGGATACGCTGTTGACCACACCAAAACAGCAAGGCAACGAACTGGCCTTCCCGATCCCAGTAGAGGATTTTGCTTTTTCTCTGCATACACTCACCCCTGAGCCTCAACGGTTGGCACAAAATAGTGCAGCGATTGTATTCTGTGTACAGGGTCAGGCCGTGTTGAGAAAACAGCAGCAAGAAATTACGTTACAGCCGGGCGAATCTTGTTTTATCCCGGCGAATGAATCACCGGTTACAGTGCACGGGATTGGCTCAATTGCGCGTGTTTACAACGCAGACTGA
- the tus gene encoding DNA replication terminus site-binding protein — translation MAKYDLIERMNGSFAALEIALQHLHQQLNALPLLAARVFLLPEIEKGTEHQPIEKITVTAKVGNEAKDLGLQHYQRLFIHHQGQNTSSKAALRLPGVLCFTVSDKQLGECENTIYQINQLKSELEHIITVESGLPSEQRFEFVHTHLHGLITLNTYRTITPLINPSSVRFGWANKHIIKNVTREEILAQLNKSLNAGRAVPPFSREQWVALISLEINDVKRLPENTRLKIKRPVKVQPIARVWYQEQQKQVQHPCPMPLIAFCQEQSAAELPKLGELTDYDINQIKHKYKPDAKPLRLLVPRLHLYIDVE, via the coding sequence ATGGCTAAGTATGATTTGATTGAGCGAATGAATGGCAGCTTTGCTGCACTGGAAATTGCATTACAGCATCTCCACCAGCAACTTAATGCGCTCCCCTTACTCGCCGCCCGCGTATTTTTGCTACCTGAAATTGAAAAAGGTACAGAACATCAACCCATTGAGAAAATCACCGTTACTGCGAAAGTAGGTAATGAGGCAAAAGATCTGGGGTTACAGCATTACCAGCGGTTGTTTATTCATCATCAGGGGCAAAATACGAGTAGTAAAGCGGCCCTGCGCTTACCTGGGGTACTTTGTTTCACTGTGAGTGACAAGCAACTGGGGGAATGTGAAAATACTATTTATCAGATTAATCAGTTGAAAAGTGAGCTGGAACATATCATTACCGTCGAATCTGGCTTACCGAGTGAGCAACGTTTCGAGTTTGTGCATACCCATTTGCACGGGCTGATTACCTTAAATACTTACCGCACCATTACGCCACTCATCAATCCAAGTTCTGTGCGTTTCGGCTGGGCCAACAAACATATAATTAAGAATGTCACCCGTGAAGAGATATTGGCTCAACTGAATAAAAGCCTCAATGCCGGGCGCGCGGTGCCACCTTTTAGCCGCGAACAGTGGGTAGCGTTAATTAGCTTGGAAATTAATGATGTAAAACGTTTACCTGAAAATACCCGCCTGAAGATTAAGCGGCCGGTAAAAGTGCAGCCCATCGCACGAGTTTGGTATCAGGAACAGCAAAAGCAAGTGCAGCACCCCTGCCCTATGCCGTTAATTGCTTTTTGCCAGGAACAATCAGCGGCGGAATTACCTAAATTAGGTGAGTTAACAGACTACGATATCAACCAAATTAAGCATAAATATAAGCCGGATGCCAAACCACTGCGGTTACTGGTGCCAAGACTGCATCTGTATATCGACGTTGAATAA
- the fumC gene encoding class II fumarate hydratase produces the protein MATTRSEKDSMGPIDVPANQLWGAQTQRSLEHFRISQEKMPTALIYALALTKRAAAQVNMDLGLLPAERAKAIMRAADEVLDDRHPSEFPLSIWQTGSGTQTNMNMNEVLANRASELLGGERGNNRLVHPNDDVNKSQSSNDVFPTAMHVAAVIGLRQHLLPELKVLQETLSHKAGAFRDIVKIGRTHLQDATPLTLGQEISGWVAMLSHSVQHIEAIIPHLCELALGGTAVGTGLNTHPEYAVRVAKEIAALTHQPFITAPNKFESLAACDALVHGHGALKGLAASLMKIANDVRWLSSGPRCGIGEIAIPENEPGSSIMPGKVNPTQCEAMTMLCAQVMGNDVAINIGGASGNFELNVFRPLVIHNFLQSIRLLADGMRGFNEHCAVGIEPNRDRIAQLLNESLMLVTALNTHIGYDKAAEIAKKAHKEGLTLKAAALKLGYLTEEQFDEWVKPEEMVGSMK, from the coding sequence ATGGCGACCACCCGCAGTGAAAAAGACTCTATGGGGCCTATCGATGTACCGGCAAATCAATTATGGGGCGCGCAAACCCAGCGCTCACTGGAGCATTTCCGTATCTCGCAAGAAAAAATGCCGACGGCACTGATTTATGCTCTGGCACTGACCAAACGGGCAGCGGCGCAGGTCAACATGGATTTAGGGCTACTACCCGCTGAACGGGCAAAGGCCATCATGCGCGCCGCAGATGAAGTCTTGGATGATCGTCATCCGAGTGAGTTTCCGCTTTCTATCTGGCAGACCGGATCTGGCACCCAGACCAACATGAATATGAATGAGGTTTTGGCGAATCGTGCCAGTGAACTGTTAGGCGGCGAGCGCGGAAACAATCGGTTAGTGCATCCTAATGATGATGTGAATAAAAGCCAAAGTTCAAATGATGTCTTCCCAACGGCGATGCATGTTGCTGCGGTTATCGGGTTGCGGCAACATCTGTTACCGGAACTGAAAGTATTGCAGGAGACACTGTCACATAAAGCGGGCGCTTTTCGCGATATCGTGAAGATTGGGCGGACGCATTTGCAAGATGCTACGCCATTGACCTTAGGGCAGGAGATCTCGGGTTGGGTGGCGATGTTATCCCACAGCGTGCAGCATATTGAAGCGATCATTCCTCATCTGTGTGAGTTGGCGTTAGGGGGGACGGCGGTAGGAACCGGGCTGAATACGCATCCAGAATATGCCGTGCGAGTAGCCAAAGAGATTGCGGCGCTTACCCATCAGCCATTTATCACTGCGCCGAATAAATTTGAGTCATTAGCGGCTTGTGATGCATTAGTTCATGGTCATGGGGCTTTAAAAGGACTTGCAGCTTCATTGATGAAAATTGCCAATGATGTGCGTTGGTTGTCCTCCGGCCCTCGCTGCGGCATTGGTGAAATCGCGATCCCTGAAAATGAACCCGGCAGTTCAATCATGCCCGGCAAAGTGAATCCGACACAGTGTGAAGCCATGACGATGTTATGCGCACAGGTTATGGGTAACGATGTGGCCATCAATATTGGTGGAGCATCCGGTAATTTTGAGTTGAACGTCTTCCGCCCGTTGGTTATTCATAACTTCCTGCAATCAATCCGTTTGTTGGCCGACGGTATGCGTGGTTTCAATGAGCATTGCGCAGTGGGTATTGAGCCAAATCGTGACCGTATAGCGCAGTTACTGAATGAGTCTTTGATGTTAGTTACCGCGTTGAATACCCATATCGGCTATGACAAAGCTGCTGAAATTGCTAAAAAGGCCCATAAAGAAGGGCTTACGCTCAAAGCTGCCGCCCTGAAATTAGGCTATCTGACGGAAGAACAGTTTGATGAATGGGTCAAACCGGAAGAGATGGTTGGCAGTATGAAATAA
- the mlc gene encoding sugar metabolism global transcriptional regulator Mlc: protein MITDGQPGHIDQIKQTNAGAVYRLIDLFGPISRIELSKRAQLAPASITKIVRELVEAHLVKETEYQDVGSRGRPAIGLVLDTDAWHYVSGRISRGSITLALRDLSSKLVVEDQIPLPDSHPEPLLTRILSEVDQFFIRHQGKLERLTAIAITMPGIIDAPAGIVHKMPFYDVNEMLLGPELEKRTGLPVYLQHDICAWTMAEALYGASRGCQNVIQVVIDHNVGAGVITAGRVLHAGSRSVVEIGHTQVDPYGKRCYCGNHGCLETVASIENILEIAQQRLNGSMSSLLHSSPLNVESLCDAALAGDQLAKDIILGVGHSVGRIIAIMVNLFNPEKILVGSPLNKAASILHPAIASCIRQQALPAYSENILVEPTAFFNQGTMPGAALVKEALYNGSLLVKLLQG from the coding sequence GTGATAACGGATGGACAACCTGGGCACATTGATCAAATCAAGCAGACCAATGCAGGAGCCGTTTATCGGCTGATTGATTTGTTCGGCCCGATATCCCGGATTGAACTGTCTAAACGGGCGCAACTGGCCCCAGCCAGTATTACCAAGATTGTGCGGGAACTGGTTGAAGCTCATCTGGTAAAAGAGACAGAATATCAAGATGTTGGTAGCCGTGGGCGGCCTGCAATTGGTTTGGTTCTTGATACCGATGCCTGGCATTATGTCTCCGGGCGCATTAGTCGCGGTTCTATCACTCTCGCCTTGCGCGATCTCAGTAGCAAACTGGTGGTTGAGGATCAAATTCCGCTACCGGATAGTCATCCTGAACCTCTGCTTACACGTATTCTCAGTGAAGTTGATCAATTCTTTATCCGGCATCAAGGCAAGCTCGAGAGGCTGACTGCGATTGCGATTACTATGCCCGGCATCATTGATGCACCGGCAGGTATTGTGCATAAAATGCCGTTTTATGATGTTAATGAGATGCTTCTTGGCCCAGAGCTAGAAAAACGAACGGGATTACCCGTCTATTTACAACACGATATCTGCGCCTGGACTATGGCTGAAGCGCTGTACGGTGCTTCACGCGGATGTCAGAATGTTATTCAAGTGGTCATTGATCATAACGTTGGTGCCGGTGTTATCACTGCCGGTAGGGTATTGCATGCAGGCAGCCGCAGTGTGGTGGAGATTGGTCATACTCAGGTTGATCCCTACGGTAAACGCTGTTATTGCGGCAATCACGGCTGCCTCGAAACAGTAGCCAGTATTGAGAATATCCTCGAAATTGCTCAGCAACGATTAAATGGCTCAATGAGTTCGCTATTACACAGCTCGCCACTAAATGTTGAGTCTTTATGTGATGCGGCGCTGGCGGGCGATCAGTTAGCGAAAGATATTATTTTAGGCGTTGGCCACAGCGTTGGGCGAATTATAGCCATTATGGTCAATTTATTTAACCCAGAAAAAATCCTGGTGGGTTCGCCATTAAATAAAGCAGCATCTATTCTACATCCGGCAATTGCATCATGTATTCGCCAGCAGGCATTACCCGCTTACAGTGAAAATATTCTGGTTGAACCAACGGCATTTTTTAATCAGGGCACAATGCCAGGTGCTGCATTAGTGAAAGAAGCATTATATAACGGTTCATTACTGGTTAAGTTACTGCAAGGGTAA
- a CDS encoding SHOCT domain-containing protein yields MASHFLTLWDILATTFSIFFFIAYLLILFQVISDLFRDHELSGFYKAIWIIFLLFIPLLTSLLYLVTRGKGMAQRYRATVQKSVSETNDYIRQVAGKSPAEQITDAKKLLDEGTITESEYQQLKAKALA; encoded by the coding sequence ATGGCAAGTCACTTCCTTACTCTTTGGGACATACTGGCGACAACATTTTCAATTTTCTTCTTTATTGCTTACTTACTGATTCTGTTTCAAGTCATTTCTGACCTTTTTAGAGACCATGAGTTAAGTGGTTTTTATAAAGCGATATGGATTATATTTCTGCTCTTCATCCCACTCTTAACCTCTCTTTTGTATCTTGTTACCCGAGGCAAGGGCATGGCGCAGCGTTATCGCGCTACGGTACAAAAATCTGTATCTGAGACCAATGATTATATCCGTCAGGTTGCGGGGAAATCACCAGCAGAACAGATTACTGATGCCAAAAAATTATTGGATGAAGGAACGATAACCGAAAGCGAATACCAGCAGTTGAAAGCCAAAGCATTGGCTTGA
- a CDS encoding LysR family transcriptional regulator, which translates to MSIELRHLRYFIAVAEELHFGRAAERLRISQPPLSQQIQSLEEQIGARLFARNNRNVSLTQAGALFLKESYQILAQVNSASEKAGRLHRGESGELTIGFTSSAPFISTVSKNLQAFRQLHPQVHIKMREVNSRQQIEPLLDGRLDLGVMRNTRLPEALQYRLLLREPLVAVVHEESPLANLPSGSVKFSSLAEQPFVFFSREVGTALYDEILALLTRAGITPYITQEVGEAMTIVGLVSAGLGVSILPASFMRVKVDGVKYLPLAEADATTEVWLVNHKNRPVTAPAEALIRLMVQDTQATSAR; encoded by the coding sequence ATGAGTATTGAACTCAGACATTTACGTTATTTCATTGCCGTAGCAGAAGAATTGCACTTTGGTAGAGCGGCAGAGCGCTTGCGCATTTCTCAGCCGCCACTCAGCCAGCAAATTCAGAGTTTGGAAGAGCAAATTGGTGCCCGACTCTTTGCACGTAACAACCGTAATGTCAGCCTGACCCAAGCCGGCGCCTTGTTTTTAAAGGAGTCTTACCAAATTTTAGCCCAAGTGAATTCGGCATCAGAAAAAGCGGGGCGTTTGCATCGCGGCGAATCCGGTGAACTGACTATCGGTTTTACTTCATCGGCACCTTTTATTAGCACGGTATCTAAAAATTTACAGGCATTCCGGCAACTGCATCCTCAAGTGCATATCAAGATGCGGGAAGTTAACAGTAGACAGCAAATTGAACCTTTACTGGATGGGCGGCTTGATCTTGGCGTAATGCGCAATACACGGCTGCCGGAGGCATTACAATATCGGTTGTTGTTACGTGAACCTTTGGTTGCCGTTGTTCACGAAGAAAGTCCCTTAGCGAATTTACCTTCAGGGAGTGTTAAATTCAGCTCACTGGCAGAACAACCCTTTGTTTTCTTTTCGCGTGAAGTGGGTACTGCGCTGTATGACGAAATCCTCGCACTATTAACCCGCGCGGGTATCACGCCTTATATTACGCAAGAAGTGGGAGAGGCGATGACCATCGTTGGTTTGGTATCCGCTGGTTTGGGCGTATCAATATTGCCTGCCTCATTCATGCGGGTAAAAGTGGATGGGGTTAAGTATCTGCCTTTAGCTGAGGCTGATGCCACCACCGAGGTATGGCTGGTTAATCATAAGAATCGCCCGGTAACCGCACCGGCAGAAGCATTGATTCGCTTGATGGTACAGGATACTCAAGCGACATCAGCCCGCTGA
- a CDS encoding MFS transporter — MTTSLRTTSTVAPTSAANDDATSLAPPPEVTRLTKRPYIQRGTPEFIRVTLAFFSAGLATFALLYCVQPILPLLSQDFNISPAGSSLSLSVATGMLAFGLMFTGPLSDAIGRKSVMVVALMLAAICTLICAFMTSWQGILLMRALIGLSLSGVAAVAMTYLSEEIHPSFVALSMGLYISGNSIGGMSGRLVTGVLSDFFSWRIALAVIGLFALAAACMFWRILPPSKHFRPTLLRPRTLVINFKLHWRDPGLPLLFAEGFLIMGSFVTLFNYIGYRLLAQPYYMSQAVVGLLSIVYLTGSYSSPKAGSLTSRYGRGPVLLASICMMLMGVIITSFTPVITILFGMMIFTAGFFAAHSVASSWIGRRARRAKAQASSLYLFCYYAGSSVAGTLGGIFWLNLGWTGVVVFITTLLLLALYVGQQLRKLPEAARI; from the coding sequence GTGACCACCTCTTTGCGCACTACGTCCACCGTAGCGCCGACATCCGCAGCAAATGATGATGCAACTTCGTTAGCTCCGCCCCCCGAAGTTACACGTTTAACTAAACGACCATATATTCAACGTGGTACACCCGAATTTATCCGTGTGACTCTGGCTTTCTTTTCAGCAGGATTAGCTACATTCGCCCTGCTCTATTGTGTACAACCCATCCTGCCACTGTTATCTCAAGACTTTAATATCTCACCTGCGGGCAGCAGCTTATCGCTTTCTGTCGCCACTGGGATGTTGGCGTTCGGCCTGATGTTTACTGGCCCACTTTCCGATGCCATTGGACGTAAGTCGGTTATGGTCGTTGCGCTAATGCTGGCGGCTATCTGTACTTTAATTTGTGCCTTTATGACCAGTTGGCAAGGGATTTTGTTGATGCGGGCATTGATTGGTCTGTCCTTAAGCGGCGTTGCCGCCGTGGCTATGACCTATCTCAGTGAGGAGATTCACCCGAGTTTTGTCGCACTCTCCATGGGCTTGTATATCAGCGGTAACTCCATCGGAGGGATGAGTGGCCGCCTGGTTACGGGCGTGCTGAGTGACTTCTTTTCCTGGCGTATTGCACTGGCAGTTATTGGCTTATTCGCTTTAGCTGCCGCCTGTATGTTTTGGCGAATTCTTCCGCCGTCTAAACATTTCCGGCCAACATTATTACGGCCAAGAACGCTGGTGATCAATTTCAAGTTACACTGGCGTGATCCCGGTTTGCCACTGCTGTTTGCCGAAGGCTTTTTGATTATGGGCAGCTTTGTCACCTTATTTAATTACATTGGATATCGTTTGCTGGCTCAGCCTTATTATATGAGCCAGGCGGTGGTGGGGTTATTATCAATCGTCTATCTAACGGGTTCTTATAGTTCACCGAAAGCAGGTTCGCTCACCAGCCGATATGGTCGTGGGCCAGTATTATTAGCCTCAATATGCATGATGCTGATGGGTGTTATTATTACCAGCTTTACCCCTGTGATTACGATTTTGTTCGGCATGATGATATTTACTGCTGGCTTCTTTGCCGCCCACTCAGTTGCCAGTAGCTGGATTGGTCGCCGCGCTCGACGCGCGAAAGCGCAAGCCTCATCGCTCTATCTATTTTGCTACTACGCTGGTTCTAGCGTGGCGGGAACATTAGGCGGCATCTTCTGGCTTAATTTAGGCTGGACTGGGGTTGTGGTATTTATTACGACACTTCTGCTGTTGGCACTGTATGTTGGGCAACAATTACGTAAGTTGCCAGAAGCCGCACGAATTTAA